Proteins from a genomic interval of Rubinisphaera italica:
- a CDS encoding tetratricopeptide repeat protein yields MKYTLILFSICCLLTTGCQSGSMSSRWANLFGPKDSQHTLAQSTNAQRDSKSASPSSQLLAGDDFRKGEADLQSGNLKQARKHFMAVVVAEPDNAKAHHRLAYIDDKTKDYASAEIHYLTAMRLEPDNPDIVCDLGYSYMLQNREKDGRRYLEKALQIDPRHQSSLLNLATLKASEGDYQGSLALFRQAGSEQEAQANIARLFPGGPPAGGNDIQMASNENRQPPSEATLELQRKIAQARNNERAEGLQAFQELPVAQNPKRIPRQKENTPPDFSKMNPREIPSGSINDAFAQIDEEYEHQRLRNHDSTNSNPALIDDTRPFVVGNSENRVPDNRAVVAPHPYMDSTPPAQTPPQQPMNGQNQYASNSSLPPMNLETPRNPVPPQKPAAAPIDMSEYAVVGMTEETSAPKMESPSPFPNSAPTPSQTAFAEPPAMSPPSSLPSGDSQGNIYQSATISRNIPNSPEQNAMQLALQMGMNAGPGQMFPMPSGKASSLGPVASKPAYQPGHQRLNIQTTPDPNSVLMDFANNNPNAVTPSSTPEVQLGNYQQTPADARMEKPYQQVGGQNPNVNNDPPATENNTIPNWPHNHFDEQSQTPAQTRGSQSSQEESLPWMDAPSQKPTPEPSKQQTLVQPEQWPYSPSTPNR; encoded by the coding sequence ATGAAATACACTCTCATTTTATTCAGTATCTGCTGCCTGCTCACAACAGGCTGCCAGTCCGGTTCGATGTCGTCTCGATGGGCCAATTTGTTTGGTCCCAAAGATTCCCAACATACGCTGGCTCAGTCGACCAATGCGCAGAGGGATTCCAAGTCTGCCTCCCCCTCCTCTCAACTGCTGGCCGGGGATGACTTTCGCAAAGGGGAAGCGGATCTTCAAAGTGGAAATCTGAAACAGGCCAGGAAGCACTTTATGGCTGTGGTTGTTGCAGAACCGGACAATGCAAAAGCTCATCATCGGCTAGCTTATATTGATGATAAAACAAAAGATTACGCATCGGCTGAAATTCACTATTTGACGGCGATGCGTCTGGAACCTGATAATCCTGATATTGTCTGCGATCTGGGCTATTCCTATATGCTCCAGAACCGTGAAAAGGATGGCCGAAGGTATCTCGAGAAGGCATTGCAGATTGATCCCCGTCATCAATCCAGTTTGCTCAATCTGGCAACATTAAAGGCCAGTGAGGGAGATTATCAGGGATCGCTGGCACTGTTTCGACAGGCAGGTTCCGAACAGGAAGCGCAGGCGAATATCGCACGATTGTTCCCGGGAGGTCCTCCTGCGGGCGGGAACGATATTCAAATGGCGAGTAATGAAAATCGACAACCGCCAAGCGAAGCAACACTGGAACTGCAACGAAAAATTGCACAGGCTCGCAATAATGAACGTGCAGAAGGTTTGCAGGCGTTTCAGGAATTGCCGGTTGCTCAAAATCCCAAGCGAATCCCACGACAAAAAGAAAATACGCCACCGGATTTTTCAAAGATGAATCCCCGGGAAATCCCCTCGGGATCAATAAACGATGCCTTCGCTCAAATTGATGAGGAATACGAACACCAACGGCTGCGGAATCACGATTCTACAAATTCGAATCCTGCTCTGATCGATGATACGCGTCCTTTTGTGGTGGGGAATTCCGAAAATCGAGTGCCAGACAACCGAGCCGTCGTCGCCCCGCATCCTTATATGGATTCAACGCCACCTGCACAGACTCCACCGCAGCAACCGATGAATGGACAAAATCAATACGCCAGCAATTCGTCCTTGCCACCAATGAATCTGGAGACGCCGCGAAATCCCGTGCCACCGCAAAAACCAGCGGCTGCTCCGATCGATATGAGCGAATATGCAGTCGTCGGGATGACCGAGGAAACTTCTGCTCCTAAAATGGAATCTCCGTCACCGTTTCCGAATTCAGCCCCAACGCCATCGCAGACCGCATTTGCGGAACCCCCTGCGATGTCGCCCCCGTCGAGTCTGCCCTCTGGTGATTCTCAGGGAAACATTTATCAGTCCGCAACAATATCGAGAAACATCCCCAATTCGCCGGAGCAAAATGCCATGCAACTGGCATTGCAGATGGGCATGAATGCTGGCCCCGGTCAGATGTTTCCGATGCCTTCCGGAAAAGCGTCGTCCCTGGGACCCGTTGCCAGCAAACCTGCTTATCAACCGGGACATCAGCGGCTGAATATCCAAACGACACCTGATCCGAATTCAGTACTGATGGATTTTGCCAATAATAACCCCAATGCTGTCACTCCTTCTTCGACTCCCGAAGTTCAATTGGGCAACTATCAACAGACACCTGCCGATGCAAGGATGGAAAAACCTTATCAGCAGGTCGGTGGTCAAAATCCGAATGTGAATAACGATCCGCCAGCGACAGAAAACAACACCATTCCGAACTGGCCACACAATCACTTTGACGAACAATCTCAGACACCAGCACAAACTCGGGGCAGCCAGTCCTCTCAGGAGGAGAGCCTGCCCTGGATGGATGCGCCTTCTCAAAAGCCAACTCCAGAACCCAGTAAACAACAGACTCTCGTGCAGCCTGAGCAGTGGCCATACTCACCGAGTACTCCAAACAGATAA
- a CDS encoding endonuclease V, producing MSQPEQFLSHNLQISDLRAEVISLLQQIPAGSISTFGSLARALGDIKAAKWIGTLLKHDPGRKLWPWHRIVMQNLQLPLTSGVTSSSQKVLLRAEGVTIQSCRIDPTTPVFDEFRSNEPLHKLQLEQRDISERILLTSGFKTPKSVAGIDIGYPKPGIARAAYVEWNLVNRCFDYELAIETPINFPYITGYLTYRELPAYLELFKAVKAERNLAEILLVDGSGVLHPRKCGIACHLGVLLNHPTVGVSKKILTGKVDLTNQESNEIPILDAQNKATGIAMRKTLENKFVYASPGHRVGLQEIPDLLKLCWSNHRLPEPIYLADKLSKHS from the coding sequence ATGTCCCAGCCAGAACAATTCCTGAGTCACAATCTACAGATCTCCGATCTCAGAGCAGAAGTCATCTCGCTACTGCAGCAAATTCCCGCAGGTTCCATTTCCACCTTCGGCTCCCTGGCTCGAGCACTGGGAGATATCAAAGCGGCAAAATGGATCGGCACGCTACTCAAACACGATCCCGGCCGCAAACTCTGGCCCTGGCATCGCATCGTAATGCAAAATCTCCAACTGCCCCTCACCTCCGGCGTTACATCTTCTTCACAAAAAGTACTTCTTCGTGCAGAAGGAGTCACCATTCAATCATGTCGCATCGATCCCACCACACCCGTTTTCGACGAGTTTCGCTCGAATGAACCTCTGCATAAACTTCAGCTCGAGCAGAGGGATATCAGCGAACGAATTCTATTAACCAGTGGATTCAAGACTCCCAAATCGGTAGCCGGAATCGATATCGGATACCCCAAACCCGGAATTGCCCGAGCCGCGTATGTCGAATGGAATCTTGTAAACCGCTGCTTCGATTACGAACTTGCCATCGAAACGCCAATTAATTTTCCGTACATCACCGGATATCTCACATATCGCGAACTCCCGGCTTACCTGGAGCTATTCAAAGCGGTAAAGGCAGAGCGAAATCTGGCAGAAATCCTCCTCGTTGATGGCTCCGGCGTCCTGCATCCCCGAAAATGTGGCATCGCCTGCCATTTGGGTGTATTGCTGAATCATCCCACCGTTGGTGTCAGCAAAAAAATACTCACTGGAAAAGTCGATCTCACCAACCAGGAGTCCAACGAAATTCCTATCTTAGATGCTCAAAATAAGGCCACGGGAATCGCGATGAGAAAAACGCTGGAGAACAAGTTCGTTTATGCATCACCAGGCCACCGCGTCGGTCTCCAGGAAATCCCCGATTTACTCAAGCTATGCTGGTCTAATCATCGCTTACCAGAACCGATCTATCTCGCAGACAAGCTCAGCAAACATAGCTGA
- a CDS encoding acetylxylan esterase, with product MKHFIVLVALLCITVTTSAEDVRHQPLKDLNGYFPFNPPESIEQWEQRREYVRRQILVATGLWPMPTKTPLNPVIHGKIEGDGYTVEKVYFESAPGFFVTGNLYRPTNIQGKAPGVMLAHGHHKDARLDLTADNTLRNLIADGAERFERAGRSTYQSQCRQLARMGCVVWQWDMLGDSDSIQLSRELVHGFAKQRPEMNTTKDWGLFSPQAESHCQNVMGLQTLNAVRGLDFLLSLPEVDPERVAVTGASGGGTQTMILAAIDDRIKLSFPVVMVSTSMQGGCTCENASLLRVNTGNVEFAALFAPKPQGMNTANDWTKEMATKGFPDLQKLYMAYGKQDNVFLKRGEHFPHNYNAVTRSAFYTFLNKHFKLGFQAPVVEDDFDPLSPDQLSVWDEKHPAPKAADPDFERNLLAWFTEDAEQQLQDIAATPEGLRDVIRPAAEVLIGRSYANAGDVQWAPQDKQDRADYVQQTGTLLNKTYGEEVNVVWLSPKQWNGRVVIWLDETGKAAVCTDDGSVNPAVMKLVQAGSAVLGADLFDQDGEAVKQTRVVANPREFAGYTFGYNHSLFAKRTHDVLSIVSFLRNTDSSLGPNIEYKNVAVAGWHGTGPIVAVASGLADDAIDRTAIDTNGFRFGKVLDYRNPMFLPGGAKYLDLPGLIALQAPRPLWLAGETQTPATITAAYQATSQADKLVTFTGESAQEQAAASEWLSSN from the coding sequence ATGAAACACTTCATCGTTCTAGTCGCTCTGCTGTGCATTACTGTGACGACTTCCGCCGAAGACGTCCGCCATCAGCCGCTCAAGGATTTGAACGGCTATTTCCCCTTCAATCCGCCGGAATCGATCGAACAATGGGAACAACGCAGGGAGTACGTACGGCGGCAGATTCTGGTCGCGACCGGCCTCTGGCCGATGCCAACCAAGACACCTCTCAATCCCGTAATTCACGGCAAGATCGAGGGCGATGGATACACCGTCGAGAAAGTTTATTTCGAGAGTGCACCCGGTTTCTTCGTGACGGGCAATCTGTACCGCCCGACTAACATCCAGGGCAAGGCGCCGGGTGTCATGCTCGCACACGGACACCACAAGGATGCGCGTTTGGATCTGACAGCCGATAATACATTGCGAAACCTAATCGCCGATGGAGCCGAGCGGTTTGAACGAGCCGGTCGCAGCACCTACCAGTCGCAGTGTCGTCAACTGGCCCGCATGGGCTGTGTGGTTTGGCAGTGGGATATGCTCGGCGATTCAGATTCGATACAGCTCTCGCGTGAGCTTGTGCACGGTTTTGCGAAACAAAGGCCGGAGATGAACACGACTAAGGACTGGGGTCTGTTTAGCCCTCAAGCCGAGTCGCATTGCCAGAATGTCATGGGCCTGCAAACACTCAACGCCGTCCGCGGGCTGGACTTTCTGCTCAGCCTGCCGGAGGTCGATCCGGAACGAGTCGCTGTCACCGGTGCCAGCGGCGGCGGGACTCAAACGATGATCCTGGCGGCAATCGATGACCGCATCAAACTCTCCTTCCCCGTCGTCATGGTCAGCACCTCCATGCAGGGGGGCTGCACCTGCGAGAACGCCAGCTTGTTACGTGTGAATACCGGCAATGTCGAGTTTGCCGCTTTGTTTGCACCAAAGCCTCAAGGCATGAACACCGCAAACGACTGGACTAAGGAGATGGCGACCAAAGGCTTCCCCGATCTGCAAAAACTCTACATGGCCTACGGCAAGCAGGATAACGTCTTCCTGAAACGTGGCGAACACTTCCCGCATAACTACAACGCGGTCACACGCTCTGCTTTCTACACGTTCCTCAACAAGCATTTTAAACTCGGTTTCCAGGCCCCTGTGGTCGAAGACGATTTCGATCCACTCTCACCCGACCAACTCAGCGTCTGGGACGAAAAGCATCCCGCACCAAAGGCCGCCGATCCAGATTTCGAACGCAACTTACTGGCATGGTTTACTGAAGATGCCGAACAGCAACTCCAGGATATCGCAGCCACACCTGAAGGCTTGCGAGACGTGATCCGCCCTGCCGCTGAGGTACTCATCGGTCGCAGCTACGCCAATGCCGGGGACGTGCAATGGGCACCGCAAGACAAGCAGGATCGAGCCGACTACGTTCAACAAACCGGGACGCTACTCAACAAAACCTACGGCGAGGAAGTGAACGTCGTTTGGCTCAGTCCAAAACAATGGAATGGCCGCGTTGTCATTTGGCTCGATGAGACAGGCAAAGCCGCGGTTTGCACTGACGACGGCAGCGTGAACCCCGCAGTGATGAAGCTGGTTCAAGCGGGCTCCGCCGTATTGGGTGCCGACTTGTTCGATCAAGATGGCGAAGCAGTCAAGCAGACTCGCGTCGTTGCTAATCCCCGCGAATTCGCAGGCTACACCTTTGGCTACAACCATTCCTTATTCGCGAAACGCACGCACGATGTATTAAGCATCGTAAGTTTCCTGCGTAATACAGACTCCAGCCTCGGTCCGAACATCGAGTATAAAAACGTTGCTGTTGCCGGATGGCACGGCACCGGCCCCATCGTTGCCGTTGCCAGCGGGCTCGCTGACGATGCGATTGACCGCACAGCCATCGACACCAATGGGTTTCGTTTTGGCAAAGTGCTCGATTATCGGAATCCAATGTTCTTACCCGGTGGAGCAAAGTATCTCGATCTCCCCGGCTTGATCGCTCTGCAGGCTCCGCGCCCCCTGTGGCTGGCCGGCGAAACCCAGACACCTGCGACAATCACCGCCGCCTATCAGGCCACATCCCAGGCTGATAAGCTGGTGACGTTCACCGGCGAATCCGCCCAAGAGCAAGCAGCGGCCAGCGAGTGGCTCTCGAGTAATTGA
- the tadA gene encoding tRNA adenosine(34) deaminase TadA has protein sequence MFDETPNPLQIHEHFMRLALDEARAAFEENEVPVGAIIIHEGHVIASAHNQKEMLKDPTAHAEMIAITQASEARGDWRLEGCVMYVSLEPCPMCAGALIQARVPTIIYGASDPKAGACHSLYSLTSDERLNHQSTVLGGVLAEESKQLLQDFFRQQRKLGKK, from the coding sequence ATGTTTGATGAAACCCCGAATCCGCTGCAGATCCACGAGCATTTTATGCGGCTCGCTCTCGATGAAGCTCGGGCGGCGTTCGAGGAAAATGAAGTTCCTGTGGGTGCGATTATTATCCACGAAGGCCACGTAATCGCCTCGGCTCATAATCAAAAGGAAATGCTAAAAGACCCGACCGCTCATGCCGAAATGATCGCAATCACTCAGGCTTCCGAAGCCCGAGGCGACTGGCGGCTCGAAGGTTGCGTGATGTATGTCAGCCTCGAACCTTGCCCCATGTGTGCCGGAGCGCTCATCCAGGCACGTGTGCCGACCATTATTTACGGTGCCAGCGATCCCAAAGCCGGGGCCTGCCACAGTTTATATTCGCTCACTTCCGATGAACGACTCAACCATCAGTCGACCGTTTTGGGAGGTGTTCTGGCCGAAGAGTCGAAACAGTTGTTGCAGGATTTTTTCCGACAACAACGAAAGCTGGGGAAGAAGTAA
- a CDS encoding RrF2 family transcriptional regulator, translating into MLSKTAEYALRAVVLMSSHENQPISADVMAEKTKVPRRYLTRVLQDLSAAGLVNSRSGPGGGYELAIPASDLTILDVVNAVSPLERIRSCPLGLKSHTDLCPLHAELDKAYAATESAFKNVTLEQLLKSTNPIVSFCDI; encoded by the coding sequence ATGCTTTCAAAAACTGCAGAATATGCGCTGAGGGCCGTTGTACTAATGAGTAGTCATGAGAATCAGCCTATTTCGGCTGATGTGATGGCGGAAAAGACGAAGGTGCCACGGAGGTATCTGACACGTGTTCTCCAGGATCTGTCGGCAGCCGGGCTGGTGAATTCGCGGTCGGGTCCTGGAGGTGGCTATGAACTGGCGATCCCTGCTTCTGACTTAACGATTCTGGATGTCGTGAATGCCGTTTCCCCTCTCGAAAGAATTCGATCATGCCCGTTGGGATTGAAGTCGCACACCGATTTGTGTCCGCTACATGCCGAGCTGGATAAAGCCTATGCTGCGACGGAGTCTGCCTTTAAGAATGTCACACTGGAGCAACTTCTGAAATCGACAAATCCGATTGTGTCATTTTGTGATATTTGA
- the hmpA gene encoding NO-inducible flavohemoprotein, translated as MVKQITPVVAVNAETITRCYYERMFAANPEVKAYFNQAHQHSGGQQKALAGAICAYFTHIDNLEVLLPAIELIAQKHCSLGIIPEHYPIVGRHLLDAIQEVMGDAATDEIIAAVAEAYGVLADVCISREEAIYLEQSTKPGGWNGYREFIVDRKIPESDIVTSFYLKPADGKEIPNYLPGQYLTIKFDELETPTSARNYSLSDSPGQDHFRISVKKESALNADAPSGIISNHLHNRINPGNTIQVGPPCGEFTLDPTTTKNQPIVFIAGGIGVTPLLAMAKSLVKSNFDSPIHFIQAARNSRLHAFAEEVQQLKSSGKDVTTHTIYDQPLPEDLSHNKCDLEGLLTTQKLQEWTPIETADYYICGPKPFMEGAVNSLLQLGVDNQKIHLEFFGPKQNIHSSN; from the coding sequence ATCGTCAAGCAAATCACCCCCGTAGTTGCTGTCAATGCTGAAACGATCACACGTTGCTATTATGAGCGAATGTTTGCGGCAAATCCAGAAGTGAAAGCGTACTTCAATCAGGCTCATCAGCACTCTGGCGGCCAGCAAAAAGCACTGGCTGGGGCTATATGTGCTTACTTCACTCATATTGACAACCTTGAAGTCTTATTACCAGCCATAGAGTTGATTGCTCAAAAACATTGCTCGCTGGGTATTATACCTGAACACTACCCGATCGTAGGTCGGCATCTGCTCGATGCAATTCAAGAAGTCATGGGCGATGCTGCGACAGACGAAATCATTGCAGCTGTCGCCGAAGCTTATGGTGTCTTGGCGGATGTCTGTATCAGTCGAGAAGAAGCAATCTATCTTGAGCAAAGCACAAAGCCAGGCGGCTGGAACGGTTACCGCGAATTCATCGTCGACCGCAAAATCCCCGAAAGCGACATCGTCACATCCTTCTACCTGAAACCAGCCGACGGCAAAGAAATCCCCAATTACCTGCCTGGTCAATACCTCACCATCAAGTTTGATGAACTCGAAACGCCAACCTCAGCCCGAAATTACAGCCTCTCGGATTCCCCCGGCCAGGATCATTTTCGCATCAGCGTAAAAAAAGAATCCGCATTAAATGCAGATGCCCCCAGTGGAATCATTTCCAATCACCTCCATAACCGCATCAATCCCGGCAACACAATTCAAGTCGGCCCCCCTTGCGGCGAATTCACTTTGGATCCCACGACCACAAAAAATCAGCCCATCGTCTTCATCGCTGGCGGAATCGGTGTCACACCACTACTCGCGATGGCAAAATCGCTCGTGAAATCAAACTTCGATTCTCCAATCCACTTCATCCAGGCCGCCCGCAACAGCCGCCTCCACGCATTTGCCGAGGAAGTTCAACAACTCAAATCCAGCGGAAAAGATGTCACAACACATACGATCTACGATCAGCCATTGCCAGAGGACCTGTCGCACAACAAGTGCGATCTCGAAGGTCTTCTCACTACACAAAAACTACAGGAGTGGACTCCAATCGAAACCGCAGACTATTACATCTGCGGCCCCAAACCCTTCATGGAAGGTGCCGTCAACTCACTCCTCCAACTCGGAGTCGACAACCAGAAAATCCACCTGGAATTCTTCGGCCCCAAACAGAACATCCACTCTTCAAACTGA
- the rlmB gene encoding 23S rRNA (guanosine(2251)-2'-O)-methyltransferase RlmB produces the protein MARPRHNSAQPLLSNHQKSWLWGSLCVAETLEGGRWPIYELILAENANQPIHQQIEQAAISANIPLERQSSKRIEQLCKSRDHQGVLALMGPFPYANFEQLLTQISPQSRFVILDCIQDPYNFGAIVRSAAAFGMTGILIGQNNQVGVTSHVARSSVGMVNRIPICQLENLTQAIQALLLKNSALFSAEQNGSLEIRQIFQQSEHRQQPLAIIMGNEAEGIARELKTLCTNSVRIPMAPGVESLNAAVSAGILMYELSSLRNSLP, from the coding sequence ATGGCTCGCCCTCGACATAATTCCGCTCAACCGTTGCTCTCCAACCATCAGAAAAGCTGGTTGTGGGGTTCGCTTTGCGTCGCGGAAACCCTCGAAGGGGGGCGCTGGCCGATTTATGAACTGATTCTGGCCGAGAATGCGAATCAGCCGATTCATCAACAAATTGAACAAGCAGCGATTTCTGCAAACATTCCGCTTGAACGGCAATCTTCCAAGCGAATCGAACAGCTCTGCAAATCGCGAGACCATCAAGGTGTCCTCGCATTGATGGGACCGTTTCCGTATGCAAACTTTGAACAACTGTTGACACAGATCTCGCCGCAAAGTCGATTTGTTATTCTCGATTGCATCCAGGATCCCTACAACTTCGGAGCGATCGTCCGCTCCGCAGCAGCATTCGGCATGACGGGGATCCTGATCGGACAAAACAATCAGGTTGGTGTGACCAGCCATGTGGCTCGTAGTTCGGTTGGCATGGTCAATCGTATCCCGATTTGTCAGCTCGAAAATCTGACGCAAGCCATTCAAGCCCTGCTCTTAAAAAACTCCGCTCTGTTCTCAGCCGAACAAAACGGCTCCCTCGAGATCCGTCAAATCTTTCAACAATCGGAACACCGCCAGCAACCTCTGGCAATCATCATGGGAAACGAAGCCGAAGGCATCGCAAGAGAGCTGAAAACCCTCTGCACGAACTCTGTCAGAATCCCAATGGCACCTGGAGTCGAATCCTTGAACGCGGCTGTCTCAGCCGGCATTCTGATGTATGAGCTTTCGTCTTTGCGGAACTCTTTGCCCTGA
- a CDS encoding TVP38/TMEM64 family protein yields the protein MSDPTPLEENVSRRTSYWKWILLAVFVVAVGGLYVQFGDLFSLSSLAERESQLREYQQQHPVLIYGIAFAIYVMVTGLSLPGAAGLTLAYGWYFGLLPGVILVSFASTTGATIAFLISRFFFRDTIQKQFGKRLKSFNESLEKEGPFFLFTLRLIPAVPFFVINAVMGLTPIKTWTFWWVSQIGMLPGTFIYVYAGSSVPSLQQLAKDGVKAIFTPGQLTQILIAFVLLGLFPLLVRYLMKFFIKDPASLKPTEN from the coding sequence ATGAGTGATCCCACTCCGCTGGAGGAGAACGTATCTCGGAGGACTTCTTACTGGAAGTGGATTCTGCTGGCTGTGTTTGTCGTTGCAGTGGGTGGACTTTATGTGCAGTTTGGTGATTTGTTTTCGCTGAGTTCTCTGGCGGAGCGTGAGTCTCAGTTACGGGAATATCAGCAGCAACATCCTGTTCTGATTTACGGAATCGCGTTTGCGATTTATGTGATGGTGACAGGACTTTCGCTACCTGGAGCGGCTGGGCTGACACTGGCTTATGGCTGGTATTTCGGACTGTTGCCGGGCGTGATCCTTGTCAGTTTTGCTTCAACGACGGGTGCGACGATTGCTTTTCTCATCAGTCGTTTTTTCTTCCGGGATACCATTCAGAAGCAATTTGGGAAGCGGCTCAAGAGCTTTAATGAGTCGCTGGAAAAGGAAGGTCCGTTCTTTCTGTTTACTCTGCGACTCATTCCTGCGGTTCCCTTCTTTGTGATCAATGCCGTTATGGGACTCACGCCGATCAAAACCTGGACCTTCTGGTGGGTCAGTCAAATTGGGATGTTGCCCGGGACCTTCATTTATGTTTATGCAGGCTCAAGTGTGCCCTCACTTCAACAACTGGCCAAGGATGGAGTTAAGGCGATTTTTACTCCGGGGCAATTGACCCAAATTCTGATTGCCTTTGTGTTACTTGGTCTGTTTCCGCTACTGGTGCGTTATCTTATGAAGTTTTTCATCAAAGATCCTGCTTCATTGAAACCGACTGAAAACTAA
- a CDS encoding Gfo/Idh/MocA family protein, protein MTQLSRRGFVKTSAAAGLGVFAAPYIARAKSPNDKIAVAVVGAGGRGSSHVSAYLGDSRTEILYVVDADEKNGQSKCDAIEKKQGFRPTFVRDMREAFDDNSVDIMSTATPNHWHALAGIWAMQAGKDAYVEKPVCQTIQEGRSLITAARKYDRMCQVGTQCRSSTAIKEAFAFMNEGGIGEVNFARGLCYKRRKSIGALGDYGYPDSCDFSLWSGPATYTDPKVTRPRFHYDWHWQRHYGNGDLGNQGPHQTDVARWGLGIDTHPKAIVSYGGRLGYQAERKDPNYVDAGDTPNTIVSLYDYGDKSITFETRGLSVNDSADEELNKLFQSTSGNKIGVVFYGSDGYLVQLTYGHCIAYDKDMQQIKEFKGGENHFGNFIDACVSRNMKDLNADVREGHLSAGMSHLGNISYYVGEENKVSVDSLKSEMGRAKGLDNNVETVERTVKHLQDNGVDLEKYPLALGPYLEFDPEKEVFTNSEAANELLGREYRPEFVCPTSENV, encoded by the coding sequence ATGACTCAACTCTCTCGTCGCGGATTCGTAAAAACTTCGGCGGCTGCTGGCCTCGGGGTTTTTGCCGCTCCATATATTGCTCGTGCAAAATCACCAAACGATAAAATCGCAGTCGCGGTTGTCGGAGCAGGCGGTCGGGGCAGTTCACACGTCTCGGCTTATCTGGGCGATAGCCGCACCGAAATCCTGTATGTCGTCGATGCTGACGAGAAAAACGGCCAGTCCAAGTGCGACGCAATCGAGAAAAAACAGGGCTTCCGTCCGACGTTCGTCCGCGATATGCGTGAAGCGTTTGATGATAATAGCGTCGATATCATGTCAACCGCCACTCCAAATCACTGGCATGCACTGGCTGGTATCTGGGCGATGCAGGCTGGAAAAGATGCCTATGTCGAAAAACCGGTTTGTCAGACCATTCAGGAAGGTCGATCGTTAATCACGGCTGCTCGCAAGTACGACAGAATGTGTCAGGTGGGAACCCAGTGTCGTTCCAGCACGGCCATTAAGGAGGCCTTCGCCTTCATGAATGAAGGTGGAATTGGCGAAGTGAATTTCGCCCGAGGCTTGTGCTACAAACGTCGTAAATCAATCGGTGCTCTGGGCGATTACGGTTATCCAGACAGCTGTGACTTCAGCCTCTGGAGTGGTCCAGCCACTTATACGGATCCCAAAGTCACCCGTCCAAGATTCCATTACGACTGGCACTGGCAGCGTCACTACGGTAACGGCGACCTGGGTAACCAGGGTCCTCACCAGACCGATGTTGCTCGCTGGGGACTGGGAATCGATACTCATCCGAAAGCGATCGTCAGTTACGGCGGACGTCTCGGATATCAAGCCGAACGCAAAGATCCGAATTACGTCGACGCCGGCGATACGCCGAACACGATCGTATCTCTTTACGATTACGGCGATAAGTCCATCACTTTCGAAACTCGTGGTTTGAGTGTCAACGATTCCGCTGACGAAGAGTTGAACAAACTCTTCCAAAGCACTTCCGGAAACAAAATCGGCGTCGTGTTCTACGGCAGCGATGGCTATCTGGTCCAATTGACCTACGGTCACTGCATCGCTTACGACAAAGACATGCAGCAGATCAAGGAGTTCAAAGGTGGTGAAAATCACTTCGGCAACTTCATTGATGCCTGCGTGAGCCGAAATATGAAAGACCTGAACGCCGATGTTCGCGAAGGACATCTTTCAGCCGGGATGAGTCACCTGGGAAATATCTCCTACTATGTTGGAGAAGAAAACAAAGTTTCTGTCGACTCATTGAAATCGGAAATGGGACGCGCGAAGGGTCTCGACAATAATGTGGAAACTGTCGAGCGAACCGTCAAACATCTGCAGGACAACGGCGTCGATCTCGAGAAGTACCCATTGGCATTGGGTCCATACCTCGAATTCGATCCTGAAAAAGAAGTCTTCACGAATTCAGAAGCAGCCAACGAGCTTCTGGGACGCGAATACCGTCCCGAATTCGTCTGCCCAACCAGCGAAAACGTGTAA